A genomic window from Colletotrichum destructivum chromosome 7, complete sequence includes:
- a CDS encoding Putative metallo-beta-lactamase, ribonuclease Z/Hydroxyacylglutathione hydrolase — MASFATPLPQSSRSEVLEWRFPKPYHQYVLTGKSRAAWHTSFVIPQLNLLLDAGLVVNNHRPKHIFLTHGHADHCLLIPAFTKREDPPDVFCPVEMKKALDDFILAKTLLNRGGLYTSNDAESVGLELDGKGVDEEGRTEGERAFLGTHKTTAVKHGDVVPLRRLKGMNATVVQCDHNVPSVGYVFTTTTHKLRPEYTSLPGPELKSLRQSGVELTAPVTTPVFAFLGDTTASTLAADPEWLRQGIPVVITECSFLHDEHDAQAEKTKHTKWKDLEKVVRRWPKTTFILTHFSMRYSNKDVVAFFNGLEDAPANIVVWADGQPE; from the coding sequence ATGGCCTCTTTTGCAACACCCCTGCCGCAATCAAGCCGGTCCGAGGTTCTTGAGTGGCGCTTCCCGAAGCCCTACCACCAATATGTCCTCACCGGCAAGTCGCGGGCTGCATGGCACACCTCCTTCGTCATCCCCCAGCTCaacctgctcctcgacgccggcctcgtcgtcaacaacCACCGGCCCAAGCACATCTTCCTCACACACGGCCATGCTGACCACTGCTTGCTTATACCCGCCTTCACCAAGCGCGAGGACCCGCCAGATGTCTTCTGCCCCgtcgagatgaagaaggccctcgacgacttCATCCTGGCCAAGACGCTGCTGAATCGCGGCGGGCTGTACACAAGCAACGACGCAGAGTCGGTGGGGCTCGAGCTGGACGGGAAGggcgtggacgaggagggccggaCCGAGGGCGAGAGGGCTTTCCTGGGAACCCATAAGACGACGGCCGTCAAGCACGGCGACGTCGTGCCCTTGCGGAGGCTAAAGGGCATGAATGCCACCGTCGTCCAGTGCGACCACAACGTTCCTAGCGTGGGCTACGTCttcacgacgacgacgcacaAGCTGCGGCCCGAGTACACCTCCCTGCCCGGCCCAGAGCTGAAAAGCCTGCGCCAGTCGGGCGTAGAGCTTACGGCCCCCGTAACGACGCccgtcttcgccttcctcggcgacacgacggcgtcgacgctgGCTGCCGATCCGGAGTGGCTGCGGCAGGGGATAcccgtcgtcatcaccgaGTGCAGCTTTTTGCACGACGAACACGACGCGCaggcggagaagacgaagcaCACCAAGTGGAAGGACCTGGAGAAGGTGGTGCGCAGGTGGCCCAAGACGACGTTCATCCTGACGCACTTCAGCATGCGGTACAGCAATAAGGATGTGGTGGCCTTCTTCAACGGCTTGGAGGACGCGCCGGCCAACATTGTGGTCTGGGCGGATGGGCAGCCGGAGTGA
- a CDS encoding Putative Thioesterase domain, HotDog domain superfamily, acyl-coenzyme A thioesterase 13, which translates to MPPKLPPLRFVRSVLNSFAKESGLEPRLFGNNFRVTGAAVGKVDFELAIQKEHTNRLSTIHGGTLASLVDLGGSLAVASKGRFMTGVSTDINVTYLNPGGKPGDIMTGTAICDKMGRTLAYTTVTFFNKKGELAARGSHTKYIAKTWETEDFVAPDEYVAEEEK; encoded by the exons ATGCCTCCCAAGCTGCCTCCCTTGCGCTTTGTGCGCTCT GTTCTCAACTCATTTGCCAAAGAATCTGGCCTTGAGCCGAG ATTGTTCGGTAACAAT TTCCGGGTGACCGGCGCCGCGGTGGGCAAGGTCGATTTTGAGCTGGCCATCCAAAAGGAACACACG AACCGTCTTTCCACGATCCATGGCGGCACTCTTGCCAGtctcgtcgatctcggcggctCTTTGGCCGTGGCCTCCAAGGGCCGCTTCATGACGGGCGTCTCAACTGACATCAACG TCACGTATCTGAACCCGGGGGGAAAGCCCGGCGACATCATGACGGGCACTGCCATCTGTGACAAGA TGGGACGCACCCTCGCATACACGACCGTTACCTTCTTCAACAAAAAGGGAGAGCTTGCCGCGCGAGGCAGTCACACCAA ATACATTGCAAAGACATGGGAGACGGAGGACTTTGTGGCGCCGGATGAGTATGTAGCGGAGGAAGAGAAGTAA
- a CDS encoding Putative pre-mRNA-splicing factor 38, producing MAGRAERWDRDRFMYERERDRGYPDDRVPPPPRIPDDRSHYDERDDYRPPPRRGRDHSDERYDRGPYDRGHRGAYDDDVVRDRRHFEEDRYGPRRGEPLDREFDRRLFFEKEPAPQREFREPSPVRRPTMVRRQSSLDTFDRRPLRFYEREEYPPPARREDVRPRDPRDDYRAPPYVPIPLPRTRQLGPAPSQRYDEIQIAEPGYYGDEEFRGMPERVKEREVVTSRRRRDRSRESRVSRSTRKSSHRSSSRRSSSRSSSTSSRTSSSKSATTIRSMYPKKGKTRIPARLVSKRALIDLGYPYIEEGNTVIVLKALGQENIDELLKLSEEYKQSELEVAAARSSAAHLVDERHEEIYTIPPPAAALPPPPAPASVAPPPAPPTVVAAPAPAPTVIYEAAPPAPAPAPAPAPAPVEVVNKTTIIRDVSPARSTTSYTTSTAPTVYERREYSEEVPIGPMAVAERRRSRSRSRKDIRSEIKALEAQLHDRRRHGNRELVRAEQMPDGAVVLFEERVEKVEEPRRGVRIEKDKKGPPPKLVRAMLATLT from the exons ATGGCTGGCCGCGCTGAACGCTGGGATCGTGACCGCTTCATGTACGAGCGGGAACGCGACCGCGGATACCCGGACGACCGcgttcctcctccgcctcgaaTCCCTGATGATCGAAGTCACTATGATGAGCGTGACGATTATCGCCCCCCACCCCGCCGTGGCAGAGACCACTCGGATGAGCGTTACGACCGAGGCCCCTATGACCGCGGACACCGCGGTGCCtacgatgacgacgttgtGAGAGACCGTCGCCATTTCGAGGAAGACCGCTacggccctcgtcgaggtgaACCGCTCGACCGCGAGTTCGACCGCCGCTTGTTCTTTGAAAAGGAGCCTGCGCCTCAGCGCGAATTTCGGGAACCATCTCCGGTCCGTCGTCCGACCATGGTCCGCCGTCAGTCTTCTCTCGACACGTTCGACCGCCGTCCGCTCCGCTTCTACGAGCGTGAAGAGTATCCTCCGCCAGCCCGCCGAGAAGACGTCCGTCCCCGCGACCCTCGCGACGATTACCGTGCACCACCATACGTCCCGATTCCTTTGCCCCGTACTCGCCAGCTGGGCCCTGCACCATCCCAGCGCTACGACGAGATCCAGATCGCCGAGCCGGGCTACTatggcgacgaggagttcCGTGGAATGCCCGAGCGAGTGAAGGAGCGCGAGGTCGTCACGTCGCGCCGTCGCAGAGATCGCAGCCGGGAGTCCAGGGTGTCGAGGTCCACCAGAAAGAGCTCTCACCGAAGCAGCTCTCGCCGAAGCAGCTCGCGGTCCAGCAGTACTTCCAGCAggacgagcagcagcaaaagcGCAACGACTATCCGCAGCATGTACcccaagaagggcaagaccCGTATCCCGGCCCGCCTGGTGTCCAAGCGAGCCCTGATCGACTTGGGATACCCGTACATCGAGGAG GGTAACACCGTCATCGTTCTGAAGGCTCTCGGCCAGGAAAACATCGATGAGCTCCTGAAGCTCAGTGAAGAGTACAAACAGA GTGAACTTGAGGTTGCTGCCGCCCGCTCATCGGCCGCCCATCTTGTTGACGAACGCCACGAAGAAATTTACACTATTCCTCCACCAGCGGCCGCActcccgcctcctccagctccCGCCTCGGTAGCCCCGCCTCCCGCCCCGCCGACCGTTGTCGCTGCTCCAGCGCCCGCTCCTACGGTCATCTACGAGGCGGcgcctcctgctcctgctcctgctcccgctcccgctcccgctccagTGGAAGTCGTCAACAAGACAACCATCATCCGTGACGTCTCTCCGGCTCGCAGCACGACGTCGTACACGACCTCGACTGCGCCGACAGTCTACGAGCGCCGCGAGTACAGCGAAGAAGTGCCCATTGGGCCTATGGCCGTTGCAGAGCGGCGTCGTAGCCGGTCCCGGTCGCGCAAGGACATCCGATCCGAGAtcaaggcgctcgaggcccagcttcACGACCGCCGACGGCATGGAAACCGCGAGCTCGTGCGCGCGGAGCAGATgcccgacggcgccgtcgtcctgtTCGAGGAAAGGGTCGAGAAGGTGGAGGAGCCGCGGCGCGGGGTGCGGAtcgagaaggacaagaaag GTCCTCCTCCTAAGCTTGTGCGCGCCATGCTGGCCACACTCACGTAA
- a CDS encoding Putative GDSL lipase/esterase, SGNH hydrolase superfamily, producing MKSTLLTTGLLAVGASALDKRACTATAEWPGWSSIKHAFVFGDSYSQTGFNTSLEAPSPSNPLGNPSYPGWTSSNGPNWVDYLTVKHNASLLYTYNLAFGGATVDAALVKPYADTVLTLKDQVQTLFASAYASRAEPAWGGADSVFAFWIGVNDIGNSYWNGAAATSALNARIVDVYQGLAAELYAAGARNFVWLTVPPVDRTPMLLAENADAQTLAREDVADFNGRVGDMARNVTGWEGANAWVVDANAVFNGALDNVGAFEATKGLKNTTGYCEAYENGTGAEDTLVESCTYRVNEYFWLNSLHPTYPIHDAVAETVGAALAAGPNVC from the exons ATGAAGTCGACTCTCTTGACTACGGGCCTCTTGGCCGTCGGGGCGAGCGCCCTTGACAAGCGTGCATGCACGGCGACCGCGGAGTGGCCGGGCTGGTCCAGCATCAAGCACGCCTTTGTCTT CGGCGATTCTTACTCCCAGACAG GCTTCAACACCTCCCTTGAggccccttccccttccaaCCCTCTCGGAAACCCCTCCTACCCGGGCTGGACCTCCTCCAACGGGCCGAATTGGGTCGACTATCTCACGGTCAAGCACAACGCCTCGCTGCTTTACACTTACAACCTCgccttcggcggcgccaccgtcgacgccgccctcgttaAGCCCTACGCCGACACCGTCCTCACCCTAAAGGACCAGGTCCAGACCCTCTTCGCCTCCGCCTACGCCTCCCGCGCCGAGCCGGCctggggcggcgccgactcCGTCTTCGCCTTCTGGATCGGCGTCAACGACATCGGCAACTCGTACTGGAACGGCGCGGCCGCGACCTCGGCCCTCAACGCCAGGATCGTCGACGTCTAccagggcctcgccgccgagctgtacgccgccggcgcgcgCAACTTCGTCTGGCTGACGGTGCCGCCCGTCGACCGCACGCCGATGCTgctcgccgagaacgccgacGCGCAGACTCTCGCGCGTGAGGATGTCGCGGACTTCAacggccgcgtcggcgacatGGCGCGCAACGTGACGGGGTGGGAGGGCGCGAACGCGTGGGTCGTGGACGCCAACGCCGTGTTCAACGGCGCCCTGGACAACGTGGGCGCGTTCGAGGCGACCAAGGGTCTGAAGAACACGACGGGGTACTGCGAGGCGTATGAGAA CGGGACCGGTGCGGAGGATACCCTCGTGGAGAGCTGCACCTACAGGGTCAACGAGTACTTCTGGCTCAACTCGCTACACCCGACGTACCCGatccacgacgccgtcgccgagacggtcggtgcggcgctggcggccggGCCGAATGTCTGCTGA
- a CDS encoding Putative transcription factor TFIIH subunit p52/Tfb2, transcription factor Tfb2: MSVSSGQSLQLADYLEKLPGTTFRKLYLQPSTAFAIFRRMIPPLAKTIVMAILYMPKPMLLEDLDVWVKPESRRQKDQAISTLRSLHILQITVPSKERPQEMQLTTNFKSSLRLALEGGGTHNSFGVPSSLPVPPEITVPFLDRYARRKWEDILHYIVNTVNPGGADLGGPKSSVKNLLVAGQLVRRQGSAVGITQAGFTFLLQEANAQVWTLLLLWLEATDHAEDAAGMESTDMLSFLFLLASLELGRAYDTNALTEARRNMLPSLLDFGLIYIPSHKPQQYFPTRLATTLTSSSSALRSAGAGFSAALAAATGPRPPPSNGLTPGGSEEGKGGGSIIVETNYRVYAYGQTPLQIAVLSLFCKLKLRFADMVSGRLTRNSIRNAVERGITADQIISYLAAHAHEQMHRMAAVRSRPVLPPTVVDQIRLWQLETERMTTTSGFLFRDFDSPKEYEDIAGYAAEIGVLVWRNDKLGMFFASKHEQIRDYLKLRKKAED, encoded by the exons ATGTCGGTCAGCTCGGGTCAATCGCTCCAGCTGGCCGACTACCTGGAGAAGCTGCCGGGCACGACGTTCAGGAAACTCTACCTGcagccctcgacggcctttGCCATCTTCCGAAGAATGATTCCGCCGTTGG cAAAAACCATTGTCATGGCCATTCTCTACATGCCGAAGCCCATGTTATTGGAAGATTTGGACGTCTGGGTCAAGCCGGAGTCGCGAAG GCAGAAAGACCAGGCCATCTCGACGCTCCGCAGCCTCCACATCCTCCAGATCACGGTCCCTTCGAAGGAACGCCCCCAGGAGATGCAGCTCACGACGAACTTCAAGAGCTCGCtgcgcctcgccctcgagggcggcggcactCACAACTCGTTCGGCGtgccctcttccctccccgtCCCGCCCGAGATCACGgtccccttcctcgaccgTTACGCCCGCCGCAAGTGGGAGGATATCCTGCACTACATCGTCAACACGGTTAaccccggcggcgccgacctgGGCGGACCTAAGTCGTCCGTTAAGAAcctgctcgtcgccggccagctcgtccgccgccaggggtccgccgtcggcatcaccCAAGCCGGCTTTACCTTCCTCTTGCAGGAGGCTAACGCCCAGGTCTGgaccctgctgctgctgtggctcGAGGCCACCGACCACGCTGAGGACGCCGCCGGAATGGAGAGCACCGATATGCTgagcttcctcttcctcctcgccagcctTGAGCTCGGCAGGGCCTACGACACAAACGCCCTTACCGAGGCGCGCCGCAACATgctgcccagcctgctcgACTTTGGCTTGATCTATATCCCCTCACATAAGCCCCAGCAGTATTTCCCGACCCGCCTCGCGACGACCCTCACGAGCAGCTCCAGCGCCCTTcgcagcgccggcgccggcttctcCGCCGCTCTCGCCGCTGCAACCGGCCCGcggccccctccctccaACGGCCTCACGccgggcggcagcgaggagggcaagggcggcggcagcatcatcgtcgagacGAACTACAGAGTATACGCCTACGGCCAGACTCCCTTGCAGATCGCCGTGCTCTCGCTCTTCTGCAAGCTCAAGCTGCGCTTCGCCGACATGGTGTCGGGCCGGCTGACGCGCAACTCGATCCgcaacgccgtcgagcgcGGCATCACGGCCGACCAGATAATCTCGTACCTCGCTGCGCACGCGCACGAGCAGATGCACCGCATGGCCGCTGTGCGCAGCAGGCCCGTGTTGCCGcccaccgtcgtcgaccagatCCGGCTGTGGCAGCTCGAGACGGAGCgcatgacgacgacgagcggctTCCTTTTCCGCGACTTTGACAGCCCCAAGGAGTATGAGGACATCGCCGGCTACGCCGCTGAGATCGGCGTGCTCGTGTGGCGCAACGACAAGCTCGGCATGTTCTTTGCGAGCAAGCACGAGCAGATTAGGGACTATCTCAAGCTGAGGAAGAAGGCTGAGGACTag
- a CDS encoding Putative FAD/NAD(P)-binding domain superfamily, which translates to MGSISHADPSSDIDETYDYIIVGAGISGINTAYYLQAHGPPDATYAILEGRARMGGTWDLFRYPGIRSDSDIYTFGFSWNPWKGENPLAEGADICSYLEESATMHGIDRHIRYHHQVTSADWTSARSSWVLKVADAGGEKVKTIAARFVVLGTGYYDYDQPLAAEIPGIQDFQGRVVHPQFWPEDLDYRDKKVVIIGSGATAVTLLPNIATDAQRVTMLQRSPTYIVGMPPSKGRLTRLLVSVLPRSVSGRLLRVQYFLMSFLLYHFCQWFPTLARRFLLGAAQKQLPPDIPLDPHFKPRYNPWDQRLCACPDWDFFAALRSGRADVVTDVIDKVTGSEIVLKSGAVLRPDIIVTATGLRIRFAGSIALSVDGAPVDITEKFAFKGCMLQDVPNMAFILGYSNSSWTLGAEATGSYLVRLWRSMDNQVVESVTPRLDDYSMKPRPVVSLKSTYLRNARKVLPKAGTGLWAPRTNYLVDLWTATVRDVFSGMQVR; encoded by the coding sequence ATGGGCTCCATCTCACACGCGGATCCGTCGTCGGACATTGACGAAACCTACGACtacatcatcgtcggcgctGGCATCTCCGGCATCAACACGGCATACTACCTCCAGGCACATGGGCCTCCCGATGCCACATACGCAATACTAGAAGGGCGCGCCCGCATGGGAGGCACGTGGGACCTCTTCCGCTACCCGGGAATCCGGTCGGACTCCGACATCTACACCTTTGGCTTCTCTTGGAATCCGTGGAAGGGCGAGAACCCGCTCGCCGAAGGGGCCGACATCTGTTCGTACCTGGAAgagtcggcgacgatgcaCGGGATCGACAGACACATCAGGTACCACCACCAGGTGACCTCCGCCGACTGGACATCGGCCCGCTCCTCGTGGGTGCTGaaggtcgccgacgccggcggcgagaaggtcaAGACGATCGCGGCGCGCTTCGTCGTCCTGGGCACGGGGTACTACGACTACGATCAGCCCCTGGCTGCTGAGATTCCCGGCATCCAGGACTTCCAGGGCCGCGTCGTCCACCCGCAGTTCTGGCCCGAGGACCTGGACTACCGCGACAAGAaggtcgtcatcatcggcagcggcgccacCGCGGTGACGCTGCTGCCCAACATCGCCACAGACGCCCAGCGCGTCACGATGCTGCAGAGGAGCCCGACGTACATCGTCGGCATGCCGCCCAGCAAGGGGCGCTTGACGCGGCTCCTGGTCTCCGTCCTGCCGAGGAGCGTCTCGGGCCGCTTGCTCCGCGTGCAGTACTTCCTCATGtccttcctcctctaccATTTTTGCCAATGGTTCCCCACTTTGGCCCGCCGGttcctgctcggcgccgcgcAGAAGCAGCTGCCGCCGGACATCCCCCTCGACCCGCACTTCAAGCCGAGGTACAACCCCTGGGACCAGCGGCTCTGCGCCTGTCCCGACTGGGACTTCTTCGCGGCGCTGCGGTCGGGGCGGGCCGACGTCGTGACGGATGTCATCGACAAGGTGACGGGCTCGGAGATCGTCCTGAAGAGCGGGGCGGTGCTGAGGCCCGATATCATCGTCACGGCCACGGGGCTGAGGATCCGCTTCGCCGGGTCCATCGCGCTAtccgtcgacggcgcgcccGTGGACATCACTGAGAAGTTCGCCTTCAAGGGCTGCATGCTGCAGGACGTTCCCAACATGGCGTTCATTTTGGGGTACTCCAACTCCTCGTGGACCTTGGGCGCCGAGGCGACCGGCTCGTACCTTGTCCGGCTGTGGCGAAGTATGGACAACCAGGTAGTCGAGTCAGTGACGCCTCGGCTGGATGACTATTCCATGAAGCCGCGGCCAGTGGTGAGTCTAAAGTCGACCTACCTTCGAAACGCGCGCAAAGTGTTGCCCAAAGCCGGGACGGGTCTgtgggcgccgaggacgaacTATCTCGTGGACCTGTGGACGGCAACAGTGAGAGATGTCTTCAGTGGGATGCAGGTCCGGTAA
- a CDS encoding Putative copper amine oxidase, whose translation MAPTHPLDPLSSAEIQKAIAVVKAAHGDVFFNVVSLHEPRKAELTRWLASPTTTPLPSRIADVVVIAKGGKVYDGLVDIASGAITKWELMQGVQPIITMEELQIVEHICRTDPKVIEQCEISGIPASDMHKVYCDPWTIGYDERHGNTVRLQQALMYYRPDPDTCQYQYPLDFCPIYDADKEAIVAIDVPAVRRPLSTAAPIGYHPADVQKQGGYRRDLKPINITQPQGVSFRMAGREIEWQNWRFHIGFNYREGIVLSNITYNDRGTPRPIFYRLSLAEMVVPYGNPEHPHQRKHAFDLGEYGAGYMTNSLSLGCDCKGEIHYLDAEFPTRNGDVRTIKNAICVHEEDSGILFKHTDFRDDSVIVTRGRKLIIQQIFTAANYEYAIQWIFHQDGTIQPEIKLTGILNTYSLNPGEDTKGWGTQVYPGVNAHNHQHLFCLRVDANVDGPRNTVFAVDTVASDAPVGSPENYYGNAFSARRTKLATTGASRTDYDGATSRTWEICNTDRLHPYSGKPASYKLVSREVPGLLPKEGSLVWKRAGFARHAVHVTKCKSGSLLAMSRLLTFVYRDDELWPAGRHVPQTSGEPSAGLPEWIGDGTEPIEQEDVVLWHTFGVTHIPAPEDFPVMPVEPITLLLRPRNFFANNPVMDVPPSYCSTPSQVAAGRGALEAADKVSKLAFSEGESCCAGKSKL comes from the exons ATGGCGCCCACTCACCCTCTAGaccccctctcctccgccgaGATCCAAaaggccatcgccgtcgtcaaggcgGCCCATGGCGACGTCTTCTTTAATGTCGTCTCCCTCCACGAACCCCGCAAGGCCGAGCTGACGAGGTGgctcgcctcgcccacgacaaCACCGCTGCCGAGCCgcatcgccgacgtcgtcgtcatcgcaaagggcggcaaggtatacgacggcctcgttgaCATTGCTTCCGGCGCCATCACGAAATGGGAGCTCATGCAGGGCGTGCAACCGATT atCACAATGGAGGAGCTCCAAATCGTCGAACACATTTGCCGCACCGACCCCAAAGTCATCGAGCAGTGCGAGATCTCGGGCATCCCGGCCTCCGACATGCACAAGGTCTACTGCGACCCCTGGACCATCGGCTATGACGAGCGCCACGGCAACACCGTCCGCCTCCAGCAGGCCCTCATGTACTACCGCCCGGACCCGGACACCTGCCAATACCAGTACCCCCTTGACTTCTGCCCCATAtacgacgccgacaaggaggccatcgtcgccatcgacgtgcccgccgtccgccgcccgCTCAGCACGGCCGCGCCCATCGGCTACCACCCGGCCGACGTCCAGAAGCAGGGCGGCTACCGCCGCGACCTGAAGcccatcaacatcacccaGCCGCAGGGCGTCTCGTTCCGCATGGCCGGCCGCGAGATCGAGTGGCAGAACTGGCGCTTCCACATCGGCTTCAACTACCGCGAGGGCATCGTCCTCAGCAACATCACCTACAACGACAGGGGGACGCCGCGGCCCATCTTCTACCGCCTCTcgctggccgagatggtCGTGCCCTACGGCAACCCGGAGCACCCGCACCAGCGCAAACACgccttcgacctcggcgagtaCGGCGCCGGCTACATGACCAACAGCCTGTCGCTCGGCTGCGACTGCAAGGGCGAGATCCActacctcgacgccgagttcCCGACGCGCAACGGCGACGTGCGGACCATCAAGAACGCCATCTGCGTCCACGAGGAGGACAGCGGCATCCTGTTCAAGCACACCGACTTCCGCGACGActccgtcatcgtcacccgCGGGCGCAAGCTCATCATCCAGCAGATCTTCACCGCCGCCAACTACGAATACGCCATCCAATGGATCTTCCAC CAAGACGGCACCATCCAGCCAGAGATCAAACTCACAG GCATCCTCAACACATACTCGCTCAACCCTGGCGAGGACACCAAGGGCTGGGGCACACAGGTCTACCCGGGCGTCAACGCGCACAACCACCAGCACCTCTTCTGCCTgcgcgtcgacgccaacgtcGACGGGCCGCGCAAcaccgtcttcgccgtcgacaccgtCGCCTCGGATGCGCCCGTCGGTTCGCCCGAAAACTACTACGGCAacgccttctcggcgcgcCGCACCAAGCTCGCCACCACGGGCGCGTCCCGGACCGACTACGACGGCGCCACGAGCCGCACGTGGGAGATTTGCAACACAGACAGGCTGCACCCGTACAGCGGTAAGCCGGCGTCGTACAAGCTCGTCAGCAGGGAGGTGCCGGGCCTGTTGCCCAAGGAGGGGTCGCTGGTGTGGAAGCGCGCCGGGTTCGCGAGGCATGCGGTGCACGTTACAAAGTGTAAGTCGGGGTCTCTTTTGGCCATGTCCCGTCTCCTTACCTTCGTCT accgcgacgacgagctctgGCCCGCCGGCCGCCACGTGCCTCAGACCTCGGGCGAGCCCTCGGCCGGCCTCCCCGAGTGgatcggcgacggcaccgagcCCATCGAGCAGGAGGACGTCGTGCTCTGGCACACCTTCGGCGTCACCCACATCCCCGCTCCCGAGGACTTCCCCGTCATGCCCGTCGAGCCCATCACGCTGCTTTTGCGGCCACGCAACTTCTTCGCCAACAACCCCGTCATGGACGTGCCGCCCAGCTACTGTAGCACCCCGAGCCAGGTCGCTGCCGGTAGGGGCGCGCTTGAGGCGGCGGACAAAGTCAGCAAGCTTGCGTTTTCCGAGGGGGAGTCGTGCTGTGCCGGGAAGAGTAAGCTGTAA
- a CDS encoding Putative major facilitator superfamily, MFS transporter superfamily, translated as MSSDKPAVENLDDISADMTQKSMFATIQDPGEHAEQSLAYDPALERKLRLKIDLMIVPTVALLYLFCFIDRANIGNARIAGLEKDIGMRGLEYNATLSMFYISYIIFEIPANILCKIMGPGWFLPLTTLLFGICSVGTAFVHTVPQLMGVRFLLGVFEAGMLPGIAYYLSRWYRRAELGFRLSLYIVMAPLAGAFGGLLASAILRIDHFGGLHSWRMIFAIEGIITVLLALLGFITLTDRPATARWLTQAEKDLAEARVRSERVGQTHVLDKIDAVKLRRGIFCPITLTTSFVFLLDNVTVQGLAFFLPTIVRNIYPTSSVERQQLFTVPPYITGAFFTVLLPLVSWRLDRRQIFFIMSAPMAMVGYVMFLASKELSVRYGATFLIASSVFALGALTNAQVSANVVSDTARSSAIGTNVMFGNIGGLVSTWSFLPWDGPDYPIGNGLNLATCSMMLLVSTLTLFWMKRDNRRREGRNLEEELRGISQEEESNLDWKHPSFRWKL; from the exons ATGAGCAGCGACAAGCCAGCcgtcgagaacctcgacGATATCAGCGCCGATATGACGCAGAAGTCAATGTTCGCGACCATACAGGACCCAGGAGA ACACGCGGAGCAGTCCCTCGCCTATGATCCGGCGCTCGAGAGGAAACTGAGACTCAAGATTGACCTCATGATCGTGCCCACCGTCGCGCTCTTATACCTCTTCTGCTTCATTGACAGGGCCAACATTG GCAATGCTCGCATTGCCGGTCTCGAGAAGGACATTGGCATGAGGGGCCTCGAATACAACGCCACACTGAGCATGTTCTACATCAGTTACATCATCTTTGAAATTCCCGCCAACATCCTCTGCAAGATCATGGGGCCCGGCTGGTTTCTGCCGCTCACCACCCTGCTCTTCGGTATCTGCTCGGTCGGCACAGCCTTTGTGCACACCGTCCCGCAGCTCATGGGAGTGCGCTTCCTCTTGGGCGTCTTCGAAGCCGGAATGCTGCCGGGAATCGCGTACTATCTGTCACGCTGGTATCGCCGCGCCGAACTCGGGTTCCGTCTTAGCTTGTACATTGTTATGGCGCCTCTGGCGGGTGCCTTTGGTGGCCTCCTTGCGTCCGCCATCCTCCGCATCGACCACTTTGGCGGCTTGCACTCCTGGCGCATGATCTTCGCCATCGAAGGGATCATCACCGTCTTGCTCGCCCTATTAGGCTTCATCACCCTCACTGACCGGCCCGCCACGGCCCGCTGGCTCACACAAGCCGAAAAGGACCTCGCCGAAGCCCGCGTCCGCTCCGAGCGCGTCGGCCAAACCCACGTCCTCGACAAGATAGACGCAGTCAAACTTCGCCGGGGTATCTTCTGCCCAATCACACTCACCACGTCCTTCGTGTTCCTTTTGGACAACGTCACCGTCCAGggcctcgccttcttcctgccCACGATCGTAAGGAACATCTACCCGACCTCTTCGGTTGAGCGCCAGCAACTCTTCACCGTCCCGCCGTACATCACAGGCGCCTTCTTCACCGTGCTTCTCCCGCTGGTCAGCTGGCGCCTCGACCGTCGGCAGATTTTCTTCATCATGTCCGCGCCCATGGCCATGGTCGGCTACGTCATGTTTCTGGCCTCCAAGGAACTGTCGGTGCGTTACGGCGCCACGTTCCTCATCGCGTCGTCCGTTTTTGCCCTGGGCGCCCTTACCAACGCGCAGGTTTCGGCCAACGTCGTGTCCGACACGGCgcgcagctcggcgatcgGAACGAACGTCATGTTCGGCAATAttggcggcctcgtctcGACGTGGTCGTTCCTACCGTGGGATGGCCCAGATTACCCGATCGGTAACGGGCTCAACCTAGCGACCTGCAGCATGATGCTGTTGGTTTCGACGCTGACCCTCTTCTGGATGAAGCGAGACAACCGCCGACGCGAGGGGAGGAACCTGGAAGAGGAATTGAGAGGGATCTcacaggaagaagagagcaACCTGGACTGGAAGCACCCTTCGTTCAGGTGGAAGTTGTAG